The window TGGCGTCCGTACGGGCTGTCCACGGGGAGAGACGCGAGGAACCGGCCGCGCTCCGCGAGGATCGCCGCGCGCTCGTGGTCGCGGTGGATGCTCGTGGTCCAGTGCGTGATGAGGATCTCGGGCTTCTCCTGCCGGATGATGTCGGCGATCTGTTCCGCGGCGGAGTCGTCGTCGGGCAGGAAGCCGTCGGAGTAGTCCAGCACGCGGAACTCGGCACCGATCGCCGCCGCGAAGGCCTCGCCCTCCGCCACCTTCTGCTTCCGGTACTCGTCGGGCGCGATCGTGGGGTGGCCCCGCTCGCCGTAGGTGCACGCGAGGATGATCGCCCGGTCCCCCTCCTGCACCATCTTGGCGAGGGTCGGACCCGCCGTGAGGTCCATGTCGCCGATGTGCCCGCCGATGGCGAGTACGGTCCTACCCATTGTCATCACTCCGTTTCGTGGGGGTCACTTCATTCCGCTGAGCATGACGCCGCGGACGTAGTACTTCTGCAGGAACAGGAAGATCAGCAGCACCGGGAGGGTGCTGATGACGATGCCGGCCATCACGATCGGCATGGTGCGGTTCGGGTCGATGAAGCTCTGCAGCATCTGGATGCCGACGGGCAGCGTCATCAGGTCGGGGTTCGCGGAGGCGATCAGCGACGACCAGATGTACTCGTTCCACTGGCCGACGAACGTGATCACGCCGAGGGTGATGGCCACCGGCGTCGCCTGCGGCAGCACGATGTTGAAGAACAGCCGCCACTCCCCCGCGCCGTCGATGCGCGCGGCCTCGAGCATCTCGTCGGGCACGCCCACCATGAACTGGCGCATCAGGAAGATGCCGAACCCGCTGACGAGGAACGGCAGCATGAGCGAGACGATGTTGTTCGTCATACCGCCGAACCCGCCCTGGCCGAGGATGTTGTTGCCGCCCACCAGCGGCCAGTTCAGCATGATCAGGAAGTCGGGGATCAGCAGCAGGAACGGCGGCAGCATCATGGTCGCGAGCACGAACCGGAAGATCACGTCGCGACCGCGGAACCGCAGCTTCGCGAGCGCGTAGCCCGCCATCGCGGAGGTGATGAGCACCGACGCGGTGACCACGAGCGTCACGACCGTGCTGTTGAAGAACAGCTTGTCCAGCTGCAGCTGCTCGAACGCGGCGGTGTAGTTGTCCCAGGTCCAGTTCTCCGGGAAGAACCGGTACGGGAAGATGCCGTACTCACCGGGGCCCTTCAGCGAGCTGAAGACCGTGTCGAAGAACGGGACCACCATCATCACGCCACCGATGGCGACCACGAGGTAGGAGATCCACGGGAACGGGTGGCGCTTGCGCTGACGGACGCCCATCAGTCGTCTCCTCCGGTG of the Microbacterium sufflavum genome contains:
- a CDS encoding PIG-L deacetylase family protein; translated protein: MGRTVLAIGGHIGDMDLTAGPTLAKMVQEGDRAIILACTYGERGHPTIAPDEYRKQKVAEGEAFAAAIGAEFRVLDYSDGFLPDDDSAAEQIADIIRQEKPEILITHWTTSIHRDHERAAILAERGRFLASLPVDSPYGRHGISQFLHADNWEDAEGFTPDLYVDIPDAAFETWRAAIQGQAFARGETYGFRYIDYYSANMLAKGCLAGTTRACGFKRGDKGAELAGP
- a CDS encoding carbohydrate ABC transporter permease, translating into MGVRQRKRHPFPWISYLVVAIGGVMMVVPFFDTVFSSLKGPGEYGIFPYRFFPENWTWDNYTAAFEQLQLDKLFFNSTVVTLVVTASVLITSAMAGYALAKLRFRGRDVIFRFVLATMMLPPFLLLIPDFLIMLNWPLVGGNNILGQGGFGGMTNNIVSLMLPFLVSGFGIFLMRQFMVGVPDEMLEAARIDGAGEWRLFFNIVLPQATPVAITLGVITFVGQWNEYIWSSLIASANPDLMTLPVGIQMLQSFIDPNRTMPIVMAGIVISTLPVLLIFLFLQKYYVRGVMLSGMK